The Thermomicrobiales bacterium genome contains the following window.
TCGAGGAGCAGGACGCGGCGGATGAAGCGCAAGGCGCGCCGCAACTCCGGCCGATGCTGTATGGCGTCGTCGATCACCTGGTCGATGCGATCGCGGTCCTCATCGCGGACGCCTGCCGGAGTCGAATAGGTCCGATAGATCGGAAAGCGGGCGATCATCTCGGTCAACGCCTGGCCCAGCTCGCGCTGCCCGAGATCGCGCCCATGTCGATCCCAGGCGGTCAGCCGGTCAAGCCAGACGACGAGCGAGCGAACATCACCGGAGAAGAGATCGGCCATTACGCGTCGCTTCTGGCGGTAGACGATCTCCGCGAAGCTCTCGTCGACGCCGCTGACGCGCCGGAAGGCGGCATCCAGCTTCTGTTCCGCGTTTCGATCGACAAACAGGGCGTTGACGAGATTGAGAAAGTCATAGCCGGTTGTGCCAGCGACAGGCCATTCCGCCGGAAGATCTTCCCCGGACGCCAGGATCTTCTCGACAAGCACGTAGCTCTCCGCGCCGGGCTCACCGCGTTCGGCCAGAGCGGCGCGCATTACCGCATCGAGGCGTTCGAGGTATTGGCCGGGATCGTACAGACCATCGATATGATCGACGCGCAAGGCTGCGACCTGGCCGGCCCGCGCCATCGAGCGGAGCTGGGCATGACGGGCGGCGAAGACATCCTCATCCTCAATGCGCATCGAAACAAGATCGGCGATGTCGAAGAAACGGCGGTAGTTGATCTCGGTGCTTGCAACACGCCAGTAGGAGAGTCGATAGGCTTGGTCGGAAAGAACGCGATCGAGAATGTCGACGCTGGTTGGTTCACCGACCCGGCCATTGATCAGCGCGAGGTTCTCGTCAACGAATGTCCGCACGATGTCGTTCGCTGCATAGATCTCCCACAGTCGCTGTTCAAGCAACCCCGTTTCCTCCCGGCGGCGCTGGATGGCCGGCGCGTCGGTCGTGAACCGGTCGGGCATCGTGTCGGAGAGCTCGATCAGCCCCTCATACGCCTGAAGCGCGACGGCATCGCTGGCAAGCCGATCCTTGAGCAGCCCGTAGCGTTGCTCGAGGAGCAGCCGGTAGGTTGTCGGGTCGAGTGGCATCCGGTTGTCATAGTAGACAACGGTGAAGCCTCGCTCATCGATCTCGACACGAAGCTCCAGCGCTTCGAGGACGATGCCGTAATGGTTACCGAGAATCGGAAGCAGCACCTTGCGGTCGAGCGACCCGCCGCTCGCGCTCTCATACCAGGCGATGTCGAAGAAGTTCGCGAACTCGGAGCTCTGCCCATTCTCGAGCACGCTCCACCACCATGCATTCTCCGGGCTGGCGGCCATGTGGTTGGGAACGATATCCAGCAGAATTTCGAGGCCGTTGGCCGCCATCGTCTCGCTCAGACGATCAAAGCCCTCGCTGCCGCCGAGCTCCGGATTGATCTGTGTGGCGTCAGTGACGTCGTACCCGTGCTGGCTACCGACGCGCGCCTTCAGAATTGGCGAAAGGTACAGATGCGAGATCCCGAGCCGGGCGAGGTACGGAACGAGCGCAGCCGCAGCATCGAACCCGAACGCGGGGGTCAGTTGCAGACGATATGTGGCAGTTGGTCGCATCGCGGCGGCGCATCCTCTCTCGTCGCGGGTCAGATCACGCCTTCGCGCGCCAGCACGACGGCCGAACGCGGCGCAATCGTGAGCCGCGCGGAGGCGGGCGCTGTGATCTGCTCCGGCTGTGGCCCGTCCGCGGCGCCGAGCAATACCTTCCACTCGCCGGGTGGCAACGGCAGGAGCGGTGAGCGTGACTCCGCTGACAGGTTATAGACCATTGCGACTTCGTCGCCGTCCGTCCAGCGCCGGACGAGGAGGACATCGCCCTCCAGCTCGACAACATCCTGGCGACGCTTATCCAGGCAAGCCAGGGCCGGCCGCTCGCGCCTGAGGCGGAGCAGATCCCGGTACAGGTCCAGCATCGCCGCGTGCTCGCCGCGCTCGCTCAGCGAGTGATCGAGCTTCGAGCGTTCGAATGTCGCGGGATCCTGAGGGTCGGGGACATCCGGTTGCCAGCCGAATCGGCTGAACTCGGCTCGCCGGCCCCGCGAGACGGCCTCAGCGAGAGCCGGGTCGGTGTGGCTGGTGAAATACTGGAATGGGGCATCCTCGGCATATTCCTCGCCCATGAACATCAGTGGGATGTATGGCGAAAGCAGGTAGATGGCAGCAGCCAGGCGCGCCGCATCGTGTCCGACAATATGCGAGAGCCGTTCGCCAGCCGCCCGGTTGCCGACCTGGTCGTGGTTCTGGGCGCAGACGACGAACTGGCTTGCGTCGCCCTGGTCCGGCGAGCTGCCATAGGTGCGCTGGCGATATTCAGAGTAGACGCCGTCGAAGACGAAGACCTGACGAACTGCCTTGGCCAGTTCCGCGATGCTGCCGAACTGCGAGTAGTAGCCGTCACGCTCGCCGGTCAGCAGGGCGTGGAGCGCATGATGCAGATCGTCACCCCACTGCGCATCCAGCCCATAGCCATTCCGAGCGGCGGGGACGATGTAGCGGACGTCGTTGGCATCGCTCTCGGCAATTGTCCAGATATGCCGG
Protein-coding sequences here:
- the treZ gene encoding malto-oligosyltrehalose trehalohydrolase, which codes for MPDLELGAIWLGNGRVRFTVWAPRAREVEVHLHGAPPRFVALEPCPHGYYRVSIDGVQPGDRYTYRLDGVDEWPDPASRSQPDGVHSASAIVDPTFDWTDGGWEGIPREALVIYELHVGTFSAAGSFDGVVPMLPSLRDLGVTAIELMPVAQFPGDRNWGYDGVDLYAPQTSYGGPDGLRRLVDACHAQGLAVLLDVVYNHLGPEGNYLAKYGYYFTDRYHTPWGDAVNVDGPWSDDVRRFFIENALHWVRDFHIDGFRLDATDRIIDESAIHFLRSLSDAIHEEATRQDRHIWTIAESDANDVRYIVPAARNGYGLDAQWGDDLHHALHALLTGERDGYYSQFGSIAELAKAVRQVFVFDGVYSEYRQRTYGSSPDQGDASQFVVCAQNHDQVGNRAAGERLSHIVGHDAARLAAAIYLLSPYIPLMFMGEEYAEDAPFQYFTSHTDPALAEAVSRGRRAEFSRFGWQPDVPDPQDPATFERSKLDHSLSERGEHAAMLDLYRDLLRLRRERPALACLDKRRQDVVELEGDVLLVRRWTDGDEVAMVYNLSAESRSPLLPLPPGEWKVLLGAADGPQPEQITAPASARLTIAPRSAVVLAREGVI
- the treY gene encoding malto-oligosyltrehalose synthase; this encodes MRPTATYRLQLTPAFGFDAAAALVPYLARLGISHLYLSPILKARVGSQHGYDVTDATQINPELGGSEGFDRLSETMAANGLEILLDIVPNHMAASPENAWWWSVLENGQSSEFANFFDIAWYESASGGSLDRKVLLPILGNHYGIVLEALELRVEIDERGFTVVYYDNRMPLDPTTYRLLLEQRYGLLKDRLASDAVALQAYEGLIELSDTMPDRFTTDAPAIQRRREETGLLEQRLWEIYAANDIVRTFVDENLALINGRVGEPTSVDILDRVLSDQAYRLSYWRVASTEINYRRFFDIADLVSMRIEDEDVFAARHAQLRSMARAGQVAALRVDHIDGLYDPGQYLERLDAVMRAALAERGEPGAESYVLVEKILASGEDLPAEWPVAGTTGYDFLNLVNALFVDRNAEQKLDAAFRRVSGVDESFAEIVYRQKRRVMADLFSGDVRSLVVWLDRLTAWDRHGRDLGQRELGQALTEMIARFPIYRTYSTPAGVRDEDRDRIDQVIDDAIQHRPELRRALRFIRRVLLLESAGALETGPDDERLPFVLRVQQFTSPVMAKGYEDTSLYIFNRLIALNDVGGAPDVVGIEPDAFHAAIAGRAERWPATMNATSTHDTKRSEDVRARIVVISELVDEWAAHVDRWREANRHLRREVDGAMAPDGNTEYLLYQTLIGSWPFDDADLPDYPGRIRQYLEKACREAKQHTSWIDRNVAWEDAVATFIDAILASGNRAFLDDFRSFQRRVAWFGSLNSLSQLALKATAPGVADFYQGSELWDLSLVDPDNRRPVDFDHRIALLDRLPFTDVSRLLANWQDGSIKLFVTQRLATFRRQRRDLFDGGVYIPLEVVGPRREHVVAFARRADDAWSLTIVSRLVATLSRTAGLDEAALPVGAAAWGNTRVLLPDDAPAHWRDVLTDERLVANDVLPLATVFHLLPLAILESAPQ